In one window of Kosmotoga pacifica DNA:
- a CDS encoding NuoB/complex I 20 kDa subunit family protein, whose translation MTKQQSAWEKVANMLRARSLWMLYYCTGCGAIELPPTMTSRFDMERFGISPMATPRQADILLITGYLSTKTLRRVIYTYEQMQAPKYIVGFGSCTLNGGIYYDSYATINKLDLYIPVDLYLAGCMPRPEAIVSGFKKLMEKIDRGEADGWKRYQENYEWYKKNQLSALGEVYIHDEFHE comes from the coding sequence ATGACAAAACAGCAATCGGCCTGGGAAAAAGTCGCTAACATGCTCCGAGCCAGATCTCTCTGGATGCTTTATTACTGTACCGGCTGTGGAGCGATAGAACTGCCTCCTACAATGACATCAAGGTTTGACATGGAAAGGTTCGGTATCAGCCCCATGGCGACCCCAAGGCAGGCAGACATACTGCTTATAACCGGGTATTTGAGTACTAAAACGCTTAGAAGAGTTATATATACATACGAACAGATGCAGGCACCCAAATATATTGTAGGGTTTGGATCGTGCACCCTCAATGGTGGTATTTACTACGATTCATACGCAACTATCAACAAGCTGGACCTTTACATTCCAGTAGACCTGTATCTCGCGGGTTGCATGCCCAGACCGGAAGCAATAGTTTCGGGTTTCAAAAAACTCATGGAGAAAATAGACAGAGGTGAGGCGGACGGATGGAAGCGATATCAAGAGAATTACGAGTGGTATAAGAAAAACCAGCTTTCCGCTCTCGGGGAGGTGTACATCCACGATGAGTTCCACGAATGA
- a CDS encoding proton-conducting transporter membrane subunit, translating into MELTGLLLAMVVASPVLYLLAKMSKMLAYVLLMIEEIAIFGILLLNKGVVSQYEWVELFGNLKLNFSITPLSWFLGTIVMLVIALTTLFMLPIKHKSAIKVFLFNIISAAALGAFFAADFFTLLIFVEIMTWATLIMIVQDRKYSWKEALKYVATGAVGSYSFMYAVFMLYKKFGTLEYSAVGQALSDTSSAFQITIYVLFGVMALAKSGAFPLHIWRRGAYSESPDEFTPVFAGVLSKIGDYVFFLTVILLPSVELFANMPALRGVPLPNYIMAALGGISIILGTVLAIRQEDAKKLMAYSSVANSGYFFLAFGIGGTYATIGGLMHILNHALATAAVFMAFAAVIYRTGTTELHKLGGLIFKMPFTFIAYLVGIISLAGIPPTSGFVSKWLIYQQLVRDGLPFLGFAAFFGSIGSFMYVFKPLTGIFLGQLKPEHREVKEAPLPMVIPMMLLTLLTVFWGILPSNAIAYINKIAEQVGTGTIEVTFSKIVAMTGEWDSVVVTTVFFVGFVIALIIFMMGKKAKQVELMDTYTGGEFIYTAELYHFVYKMYRPFDRMFENWPSMEDWLSSLSDKIKEFGALLRTLFYPKSPQGYVALGMLTLLVAFWWLR; encoded by the coding sequence ATGGAACTCACTGGACTGTTACTTGCAATGGTAGTAGCCTCTCCTGTTCTATATTTACTGGCAAAAATGAGCAAGATGCTGGCTTATGTTCTGCTCATGATAGAAGAAATCGCAATTTTTGGCATTTTGTTACTCAATAAGGGTGTTGTTTCCCAATATGAGTGGGTTGAGTTATTTGGAAACTTAAAACTGAATTTCAGTATCACACCACTCAGCTGGTTCTTAGGAACCATTGTCATGCTCGTAATCGCCCTTACAACTCTCTTCATGTTGCCAATCAAGCATAAAAGTGCCATAAAGGTTTTTCTTTTCAATATCATCTCTGCAGCGGCATTAGGTGCATTTTTCGCGGCAGATTTCTTCACATTGCTTATCTTTGTCGAAATAATGACCTGGGCAACCTTGATCATGATCGTTCAGGATCGCAAATATTCCTGGAAAGAAGCTCTTAAATACGTTGCAACGGGAGCAGTTGGTTCATATTCTTTCATGTATGCGGTGTTTATGCTTTACAAAAAATTCGGCACGCTGGAATATTCTGCAGTCGGTCAAGCATTATCTGATACCAGTTCAGCATTCCAGATAACGATTTATGTGCTTTTTGGAGTGATGGCTCTGGCGAAGTCAGGTGCTTTTCCACTTCATATATGGAGAAGAGGAGCGTATTCTGAATCACCCGATGAATTTACTCCTGTTTTTGCGGGTGTTCTTTCAAAAATTGGTGATTACGTGTTTTTCCTAACGGTGATTTTGCTTCCCAGCGTGGAACTCTTCGCAAACATGCCCGCGCTTCGTGGCGTGCCTTTACCTAACTATATAATGGCAGCGCTCGGAGGCATTTCAATCATTCTGGGTACAGTCCTGGCCATAAGACAAGAAGACGCGAAGAAACTCATGGCATATTCGTCTGTTGCAAATTCTGGCTATTTCTTTCTCGCCTTTGGAATTGGAGGTACTTATGCAACAATAGGAGGCTTAATGCATATACTGAACCACGCTCTTGCGACGGCAGCCGTATTTATGGCTTTTGCAGCGGTAATATATCGAACTGGAACAACCGAGTTGCATAAACTGGGTGGTTTGATTTTCAAAATGCCATTCACCTTTATAGCCTACCTGGTTGGCATAATCTCTCTTGCAGGGATTCCGCCGACAAGTGGATTTGTCTCGAAGTGGCTTATCTATCAACAGCTCGTGAGAGACGGTCTTCCGTTCCTTGGCTTTGCAGCCTTTTTTGGTAGCATCGGATCGTTCATGTATGTTTTCAAGCCACTAACAGGCATTTTCCTAGGGCAATTAAAACCCGAGCATAGAGAAGTCAAAGAAGCGCCCCTTCCAATGGTTATTCCGATGATGCTTCTAACCCTTCTCACCGTGTTCTGGGGGATTCTCCCAAGCAATGCCATCGCATATATAAATAAGATCGCTGAACAGGTCGGTACAGGGACCATTGAGGTTACCTTCTCTAAAATCGTTGCGATGACCGGTGAATGGGATTCTGTCGTAGTTACCACAGTTTTCTTCGTTGGTTTCGTTATTGCTTTGATTATCTTTATGATGGGTAAAAAAGCTAAGCAAGTGGAGCTTATGGACACCTATACGGGTGGTGAATTCATATACACTGCAGAGCTTTATCACTTTGTTTATAAGATGTACAGACCTTTCGATAGGATGTTTGAAAATTGGCCTTCAATGGAAGACTGGTTGTCTTCCCTGTCCGATAAAATCAAGGAATTTGGGGCGCTTTTGAGAACGCTATTTTATCCAAAGAGCCCACAGGGGTATGTGGCTCTTGGTATGCTTACGTTGCTCGTAGCCTTTTGGTGGTTGAGGTGA
- a CDS encoding complex I subunit 5 family protein: MNPVWLIAVPLGLAFISVFTGKLSRAFLWIAAMFNVIASAVLFVGNGTESYIIGGWIPPYGINLVLNDLTRILLLSANTLFLLALVATSEEVLKKRDKMSVAFSLSLAALNGILLTGDLFNLFVFLEIAAISAYIMAASGSNRTSKFAALKYLIIGAIASSLYLLSIILIYASLGTLNMADAASKISRGIMNPDVLLVAGLFMLVGLGVETKLFPFNAWAPDVYANASGRGSTILASVFPLVMVSAFIRVIVFVINFENLNNLIMLLGVVTAVIGEILAFGQKRLKKMLAYSSIAQAGLVIMLIGLGSREAFTGSIMLLLNNGFAKLILFAVASQLILIVGSDAFEEIAGIGRKAPIYSLLFSTGALTIIGMPMFFGFRSKLYVVSSTMDRNWWIPAVILLTAAIEATYYFRWIFNFVRPTAAVETKKITAPLGLVLTGILLVVIIVVLGVVPGSDLDLFNRVGEFAYQAGKALTGGM, encoded by the coding sequence ACGTCATCGCCAGCGCGGTCCTCTTTGTTGGAAACGGAACGGAAAGCTACATAATAGGCGGCTGGATACCTCCATACGGGATAAACCTCGTACTGAATGACTTGACTAGGATACTGCTGCTTTCTGCCAACACACTGTTTCTTCTGGCGCTTGTTGCCACTTCCGAAGAGGTGTTGAAAAAACGTGATAAGATGTCCGTTGCTTTTAGCCTTTCACTGGCTGCGCTAAACGGTATCCTGTTAACCGGAGATCTCTTTAATCTTTTTGTCTTTCTGGAAATTGCCGCCATCTCTGCATACATAATGGCAGCTTCTGGAAGTAACAGAACCAGTAAGTTCGCGGCGTTGAAATACCTGATAATCGGTGCAATCGCATCTTCTCTCTATCTACTCAGTATCATATTGATCTATGCTTCGTTGGGAACTCTGAATATGGCAGATGCGGCTTCGAAAATCTCAAGAGGCATAATGAACCCTGATGTTTTGTTAGTTGCTGGCTTGTTCATGCTGGTAGGACTTGGTGTTGAGACGAAGCTATTTCCATTCAACGCCTGGGCACCAGATGTTTATGCAAATGCTTCTGGCAGAGGGTCAACAATACTGGCATCAGTGTTTCCGCTCGTCATGGTTTCCGCGTTTATTCGTGTGATCGTCTTCGTTATAAATTTTGAGAATTTGAACAATCTGATAATGCTGCTGGGCGTAGTGACAGCCGTAATCGGAGAAATTCTTGCATTTGGGCAAAAGAGGTTGAAAAAGATGCTCGCATACTCGAGCATCGCACAAGCTGGATTAGTGATCATGCTCATTGGCCTGGGCTCAAGAGAGGCATTTACCGGTTCTATTATGTTGCTTTTAAACAACGGGTTTGCTAAACTCATACTTTTCGCAGTGGCTTCTCAGTTGATTCTTATTGTTGGAAGCGATGCCTTTGAAGAAATTGCGGGTATTGGTAGGAAAGCCCCTATCTACTCCTTGCTCTTCAGTACCGGCGCTCTTACTATTATCGGGATGCCAATGTTCTTTGGTTTCAGATCGAAACTTTATGTGGTGTCTTCAACAATGGATAGAAACTGGTGGATTCCTGCTGTAATACTTCTAACAGCAGCTATTGAAGCCACTTACTATTTCAGATGGATTTTCAATTTCGTGAGACCGACCGCTGCTGTGGAAACTAAGAAGATCACAGCACCTCTTGGTCTGGTTCTTACGGGAATATTGTTAGTTGTTATTATCGTTGTTCTGGGTGTTGTCCCTGGAAGCGATCTTGATCTTTTTAATAGGGTCGGAGAGTTTGCCTACCAGGCAGGGAAGGCCCTTACGGGAGGGATGTGA
- a CDS encoding respiratory chain complex I subunit 1 family protein, producing MTILKGVALLVLAFVYTVTLEGLARKITARIQRRYGPPFWQNFIDIFKGLTKHSISHGFIFDFGLLMAFGGTVATVLFIPAGNLVVFPGLDNVFVVIYLLAIGLLGMAMSSVGSGNPNAGIGIGRALTQMLGYELPFMIVLLGVFFQYRNSSLSDLARMQIESGNYNAIVMPIGALVAFISLLGMLGKKPFDSFIAPAEIASGPLVEYSGKYLGMLLIQHSFATFIEVGMFVNLFLGGGRNIWEFLLKFFIVYFLAVIISAIMPRFRVEQAVKFYWKWPLILSFVQVLIVISVSGR from the coding sequence ATGACAATATTGAAGGGCGTAGCATTACTTGTACTTGCGTTTGTTTATACTGTGACTCTAGAAGGGCTTGCAAGAAAAATAACAGCTCGCATTCAAAGAAGATACGGACCTCCCTTCTGGCAGAATTTTATTGATATTTTCAAAGGTCTAACGAAACATTCCATTTCCCATGGTTTCATTTTTGACTTTGGCTTGCTGATGGCCTTTGGAGGTACTGTGGCCACGGTGTTGTTCATACCAGCCGGAAATCTAGTCGTTTTCCCTGGACTTGATAACGTTTTTGTGGTCATCTATTTACTCGCTATCGGTCTTCTTGGTATGGCAATGTCCTCTGTGGGTTCAGGCAACCCAAATGCAGGAATAGGTATCGGACGTGCTCTCACACAAATGCTTGGTTACGAGCTTCCCTTCATGATTGTACTTTTGGGCGTCTTTTTCCAGTATAGGAACTCCTCGCTCTCCGATCTGGCGAGAATGCAAATAGAATCGGGTAATTATAATGCCATTGTTATGCCCATAGGTGCTTTGGTCGCTTTTATATCCCTTCTGGGAATGCTCGGTAAAAAACCGTTCGATAGTTTCATTGCGCCTGCTGAAATTGCTTCAGGGCCATTGGTTGAGTACAGTGGAAAATATCTCGGGATGCTGTTGATTCAGCATTCTTTCGCAACCTTTATTGAAGTTGGCATGTTTGTAAATCTCTTCCTCGGTGGCGGAAGAAACATCTGGGAGTTCTTACTTAAATTCTTTATTGTATACTTCCTGGCTGTAATTATTTCAGCTATCATGCCGAGATTCAGGGTAGAGCAGGCCGTGAAATTTTACTGGAAGTGGCCCTTGATACTCTCCTTCGTCCAGGTACTCATCGTTATATCCGTCTCAGGGAGGTGA